From Puntigrus tetrazona isolate hp1 chromosome 8, ASM1883169v1, whole genome shotgun sequence, the proteins below share one genomic window:
- the LOC122350763 gene encoding indoleamine 2,3-dioxygenase 2-like isoform X2, protein MDVARNVPELISSHSLRMRIHDMPLLETHLLQTHRELRLAHLALSVMTMGYVWQEGERDTIRVLPGNLSVPFCEVSQRLGLPPILIHADTVLANWKKRDPDGPFSMENLELLLTLPGEESVRGFFLVTLLVELAAVPGLKSILDVINGVHYNDVAMVTKALNVISQAVDSMKQALKLMHEYVDPSIFYGIMRIYLSGWKDNPSMPEGLVYEGVQEKPMEFSGGSAAQSSVLHCFDELLGVQHEGSSGAFLRRMRDYMPPSHKQFIESISSRPSLRSFVLQQTDERLTHTFEQCVARLVDFRNYHINIVTRYITIPASRAKQLRANKQGSDEELDAIRRAPTALEERGTGGSGIMTFLKTVRDETKDTSTSKCTDEKQVSPDPSMTEIEKAASELPIEG, encoded by the exons ATGGACGTTGCCAGAAATGTGCCAGAACTCATCTCCTCCCATTCTCTGCGCATGAGAATCCATGAT ATGCCTCTGTTGGAGACTCATTTGTTGCAGACACACCGTGAGCTGCGTTTGGCCCATCTGGCTTTGAGCGTAATGACTATGGGTTACGTATGgcaggagggagagagagatactATCAGA GTGCTTCCGGGGAATCTGTCGGTGCCATTCTGTGAGGTGTCTCAGAGACTTGGTCTGCCTCCTATTCTCATCCACGCTGACACAGTCCTCGCCAACTGGAAGAAAAGAGATCCGGATGG ACCCTTTTCCATGGA GAACTTGGAGTTGTTGTTGACATTGCCCGGTGAAGAAAGTGTGAGAGGATTTTTTCTGGTGACACTGCTGGTGGAGTTGGCAGCAGTTCCTGGCCTGAAG tcTATCCTTGATGTCATCAACGGCGTCCATTATAATGATGTTGCTATGGTCACCAAAGCTCTGAATGTTATCAGTCAGGCCGTAGACAGCATGAAACAGGCCCTTAAACTAATGCACG aatATGTAGATCCCTCTATATTCTATGGCATCATGAGGATTTATCTGTCTGG ATGGAAAGATAACCCATCAATGCCAGAAGGTCTCGTGTATGAAGGAGTTCAGGAGAAGCCAATGGAGTTTTCTGGAGGCAGTGCCGCTCAGAGTAGTGTCTTACACTGCTTTGATGAGCTTCTGGGAGTCCAGCATGAAGGCAGCAGTG GGGCCTTCCTGAGAAGAATGAGGGACTACATGCCGCCCTCTCATAAGCAGTTCATTGAAAGCATCTCTAGTCGCCCGTCTCTGCGCAGCTTTGTGCTCCAGCAAACAGATGagcgtctcacacacacatttgagcAGTGTGTGGCTCGCTTGGTGGACTTTCGTAATTACCACATCAACATCGTCACCCGATACATCACTATCCCGGCCTCCCGGGCCAAACAGCTCCGTGCCAACAAGCAGGGTTCGGACGAGGAGCTGGACGCGATCAGAAGAGCTCCAACAGCGCTGGAGGAAAGAGGTACTGGAGGGTCGGGGATCATGACCTTTCTGAAGACGGTGCGAGACGAAACCAAAGACACTTCCACCTCAAAGTGTACTGATGAAAAGCAAGTCTCGCCAGACCCATCGATGACGGAAATAGAGAAGGCTGCATCTGAGCTCCCAATAGAAGGATAA
- the LOC122350763 gene encoding indoleamine 2,3-dioxygenase 2-like isoform X1, whose protein sequence is MGAEVKNTNTPLSLERFHISEDYGFILPEPLRDLPVYYKPWMDVARNVPELISSHSLRMRIHDMPLLETHLLQTHRELRLAHLALSVMTMGYVWQEGERDTIRVLPGNLSVPFCEVSQRLGLPPILIHADTVLANWKKRDPDGPFSMENLELLLTLPGEESVRGFFLVTLLVELAAVPGLKSILDVINGVHYNDVAMVTKALNVISQAVDSMKQALKLMHEYVDPSIFYGIMRIYLSGWKDNPSMPEGLVYEGVQEKPMEFSGGSAAQSSVLHCFDELLGVQHEGSSGAFLRRMRDYMPPSHKQFIESISSRPSLRSFVLQQTDERLTHTFEQCVARLVDFRNYHINIVTRYITIPASRAKQLRANKQGSDEELDAIRRAPTALEERGTGGSGIMTFLKTVRDETKDTSTSKCTDEKQVSPDPSMTEIEKAASELPIEG, encoded by the exons ATGGGCGCTGaagttaaaaatacaaacacaccatTGTCTCTGGAACGGTTTCACATCTCTGAGGATTATGGGTTTATTCTACCCGAGCCTCTG AGAGACCTGCCGGTGTACTACAAGCCCTGGATGGACGTTGCCAGAAATGTGCCAGAACTCATCTCCTCCCATTCTCTGCGCATGAGAATCCATGAT ATGCCTCTGTTGGAGACTCATTTGTTGCAGACACACCGTGAGCTGCGTTTGGCCCATCTGGCTTTGAGCGTAATGACTATGGGTTACGTATGgcaggagggagagagagatactATCAGA GTGCTTCCGGGGAATCTGTCGGTGCCATTCTGTGAGGTGTCTCAGAGACTTGGTCTGCCTCCTATTCTCATCCACGCTGACACAGTCCTCGCCAACTGGAAGAAAAGAGATCCGGATGG ACCCTTTTCCATGGA GAACTTGGAGTTGTTGTTGACATTGCCCGGTGAAGAAAGTGTGAGAGGATTTTTTCTGGTGACACTGCTGGTGGAGTTGGCAGCAGTTCCTGGCCTGAAG tcTATCCTTGATGTCATCAACGGCGTCCATTATAATGATGTTGCTATGGTCACCAAAGCTCTGAATGTTATCAGTCAGGCCGTAGACAGCATGAAACAGGCCCTTAAACTAATGCACG aatATGTAGATCCCTCTATATTCTATGGCATCATGAGGATTTATCTGTCTGG ATGGAAAGATAACCCATCAATGCCAGAAGGTCTCGTGTATGAAGGAGTTCAGGAGAAGCCAATGGAGTTTTCTGGAGGCAGTGCCGCTCAGAGTAGTGTCTTACACTGCTTTGATGAGCTTCTGGGAGTCCAGCATGAAGGCAGCAGTG GGGCCTTCCTGAGAAGAATGAGGGACTACATGCCGCCCTCTCATAAGCAGTTCATTGAAAGCATCTCTAGTCGCCCGTCTCTGCGCAGCTTTGTGCTCCAGCAAACAGATGagcgtctcacacacacatttgagcAGTGTGTGGCTCGCTTGGTGGACTTTCGTAATTACCACATCAACATCGTCACCCGATACATCACTATCCCGGCCTCCCGGGCCAAACAGCTCCGTGCCAACAAGCAGGGTTCGGACGAGGAGCTGGACGCGATCAGAAGAGCTCCAACAGCGCTGGAGGAAAGAGGTACTGGAGGGTCGGGGATCATGACCTTTCTGAAGACGGTGCGAGACGAAACCAAAGACACTTCCACCTCAAAGTGTACTGATGAAAAGCAAGTCTCGCCAGACCCATCGATGACGGAAATAGAGAAGGCTGCATCTGAGCTCCCAATAGAAGGATAA
- the LOC122350761 gene encoding rho-related BTB domain-containing protein 2-like isoform X1 translates to MHLFCRFPISAEPMQHFPVMRRRFMDSDMDYERPNVETIKCVVVGDNAVGKTRLICARACNATLTQYQLLATHVPTVWAIDQYRVCQEVCLSGQVLERSRDVVDDVSVSLRLWDTFGDHHKDRRFAYGRSDVVVLCFSIANPNSLHHVRTMWYPEIKHFCPRAPVILVGCQLDLRYADLEAVNRARRPLARPIKSNEILAPEKGREVAKELGVPYYETSIVAQFGVKDVFDNAIRAALISRRHLQFWKSHLRNVQRPLLQAPFLPPKPPPPIITVPAPPSNIEEHPSRLLEDPLCADVILVLQERQRIFAHRIYLATSSSKFYDLFLTEPRGPEETERERERPRGPPLSGRDLLMRAASFDVCESSDDGDRANLRACTSDGTLKGDGDRRGRLLPALSRAFISIQEEMVDDPVTFNPRKMTVVHMDPSMQPGPFRSVLRYLYTGKLDEREKELMQVAHIAELLEVFDLRMMVANILNDEAFMNQEITKAFHVRRTNRVKECLAKGTFSDVVFRLDDGTIMAHKPLLISSCDWMAAMFGGPFVESCTKEVLFPNTTRSCMRAVLEYLYTGCFCSRPDLDAMELIVLANRLCLPHLVALTELYTVKVLTEAAVMGADIDGDVLLYLDMAQFHCAHQLTDWCLHHICTNYNRVCRKFPRDMKAKSTENLEHFEKHRWPPVWYLKEEDHYQRARKEREKEDYLYQKRQCKRKWLFWNLPSSPSSTSPSSPGSSAVI, encoded by the exons ATGCATCTCTTCTGTCGCTTCCCCATATCGGCCGAGCCGATGCAGCACTTCCCTGTGATGCG gCGCCGTTTTATGGATTCTGACATGGACTATGAGAGGCCAAATGTCGAGACTATCAAGTGTGTGGTGGTTGGAGACAACGCAGTTGGAAAGACCCGTCTTATCTGTGCCCGGGCCTGTAACGCAACACTTACACAGTACCAGCTACTCGCCACACACGTGCCCACAGTCTGGGCAATAGATCAGTACAGAGTCTGCCAGGAG GTGTGTCTCTCCGGCCAGGTTCTAGAAAGGTCCAGGGACGTGGTGGATGATGTCAGCGTGTCCTTGCGTCTCTGGGACACTTTTGGTGACCATCACAAGGATCGCAGATTTGCGTATGGAAG GTCTGATGTGGTAGTGCTGTGTTTCTCCATTGCAAACCCAAACTCACTCCACCATGTGAGGACCATGTGGTACCCTGAGATCAAGCATTTCTGTCCCAGAGCTCCTGTTATCCTAGTGGGCTGTCAGCTGGACCTGCGGTACGCCGACCTGGAGGCAGTGAACAGAGCTCGCCGGCCACTGGCCAG accCATTAAATCCAATGAGATATTGGCGCCAGAAAAAGGCCGTGAAGTCGCTAAAGAACTAGGTGTCCCTTATTATGAGACCAGCATAGTTGCTCAGTTCGGGGTTAAGGACGTTTTTGACAATGCTATCCGTGCAGCCCTCATTTCCCGTCGACATCTCCAATTCTGGAAGTCACatttaagaaatgttcaaaGGCCACTCCTCCAAGCTCCCTTCCTTCCCCCCAAACCCCCTCCACCCATTATCACGGTTCCCGCCCCTCCCAGTAACATCGAAGAGCACCCTAGTCGGCTTTTGGAGGACCCTCTCTGTGCCGACGTCATCTTAGTCCTCCAGGAACGCCAGAGGATCTTCGCCCACCGCATTTATCTTGCCACATCCTCTTCTAAGTTCTATGACCTCTTCTTGACCGAACCTCGGGGACCTGAGGAGACCGAACGGGAGCGAGAACGACCGCGAGGGCCACCACTTTCTGGTCGTGATTTGCTAATGCGCGCAGCTAGTTTTGACGTTTGTGAAAGTAGCGACGATGGAGATAGAGCAAACTTGCGTGCCTGCACCAGTGATGGAACTCTTAAAGGTGACGGAGATCGTCGCGGCCGTCTGCTCCCAGCTTTGAGTCGTGCTTTCATTAGCATCCAAGAAGAAATGGTGGATGACCCGGTCACCTTCAACCCTAGAAAAATGACCGTAGTTCACATGGACCCTTCAATGCAGCCTGGTCCATTCCGATCGGTGTTGCGGTATCTGTATACAGGTAAACTAGACGAGCGAGAGAAGGAGCTAATGCAAGTGGCCCACATCGCAGAGCTGCTGGAAGTGTTTGACCTGCGTATGATGGTGGCTAATATCCTGAATGATGAAGCTTTCATGAATCAGGAGATCACCAAGGCCTTTCACGTGAGACGCACCAACCGAGTGAAAGAATGTCTGGCCAAAGGGACCTTCTCTG ATGTGGTGTTCAGGTTGGACGACGGCACCATCATGGCCCATAAACCACTGCTTATCTCAAGCTGTGATTGGATGGCAGCCATGTTTGGTGGACCATTTGTGGAGAGCTGTACAAAAGAG gtgctgtttccaaacacTACGCGGAGCTGCATGCGTGCTGTGCTGGAGTATCTCTACACCGGCTGCTTCTGCTCTCGCCCGGATCTGGATGCCATGGAACTCATTGTTCTTGCAAACCGTCTCTGTCTGCCTCACCTGGTAGCGCTGACAG AGCTGTACACTGTGAAGGTACTGACAGAAGCTGCCGTGATGGGAGCTGATATAGATGGAGATGTTCTGCTCTATCTGGACATGGCCCAG TTCCACTGTGCTCATCAGTTGACTGACTGGTGCCTCCATCACATCTGCACCAACTACAACAGAGTCTGTCGCAAATTCCCTCGAGACATGAAGGCCAAATCTACAG
- the LOC122350761 gene encoding rho-related BTB domain-containing protein 2-like isoform X2 produces the protein MHLFCRFPISAEPMQHFPVMRRRFMDSDMDYERPNVETIKCVVVGDNAVGKTRLICARACNATLTQYQLLATHVPTVWAIDQYRVCQEVLERSRDVVDDVSVSLRLWDTFGDHHKDRRFAYGRSDVVVLCFSIANPNSLHHVRTMWYPEIKHFCPRAPVILVGCQLDLRYADLEAVNRARRPLARPIKSNEILAPEKGREVAKELGVPYYETSIVAQFGVKDVFDNAIRAALISRRHLQFWKSHLRNVQRPLLQAPFLPPKPPPPIITVPAPPSNIEEHPSRLLEDPLCADVILVLQERQRIFAHRIYLATSSSKFYDLFLTEPRGPEETERERERPRGPPLSGRDLLMRAASFDVCESSDDGDRANLRACTSDGTLKGDGDRRGRLLPALSRAFISIQEEMVDDPVTFNPRKMTVVHMDPSMQPGPFRSVLRYLYTGKLDEREKELMQVAHIAELLEVFDLRMMVANILNDEAFMNQEITKAFHVRRTNRVKECLAKGTFSDVVFRLDDGTIMAHKPLLISSCDWMAAMFGGPFVESCTKEVLFPNTTRSCMRAVLEYLYTGCFCSRPDLDAMELIVLANRLCLPHLVALTELYTVKVLTEAAVMGADIDGDVLLYLDMAQFHCAHQLTDWCLHHICTNYNRVCRKFPRDMKAKSTENLEHFEKHRWPPVWYLKEEDHYQRARKEREKEDYLYQKRQCKRKWLFWNLPSSPSSTSPSSPGSSAVI, from the exons ATGCATCTCTTCTGTCGCTTCCCCATATCGGCCGAGCCGATGCAGCACTTCCCTGTGATGCG gCGCCGTTTTATGGATTCTGACATGGACTATGAGAGGCCAAATGTCGAGACTATCAAGTGTGTGGTGGTTGGAGACAACGCAGTTGGAAAGACCCGTCTTATCTGTGCCCGGGCCTGTAACGCAACACTTACACAGTACCAGCTACTCGCCACACACGTGCCCACAGTCTGGGCAATAGATCAGTACAGAGTCTGCCAGGAG GTTCTAGAAAGGTCCAGGGACGTGGTGGATGATGTCAGCGTGTCCTTGCGTCTCTGGGACACTTTTGGTGACCATCACAAGGATCGCAGATTTGCGTATGGAAG GTCTGATGTGGTAGTGCTGTGTTTCTCCATTGCAAACCCAAACTCACTCCACCATGTGAGGACCATGTGGTACCCTGAGATCAAGCATTTCTGTCCCAGAGCTCCTGTTATCCTAGTGGGCTGTCAGCTGGACCTGCGGTACGCCGACCTGGAGGCAGTGAACAGAGCTCGCCGGCCACTGGCCAG accCATTAAATCCAATGAGATATTGGCGCCAGAAAAAGGCCGTGAAGTCGCTAAAGAACTAGGTGTCCCTTATTATGAGACCAGCATAGTTGCTCAGTTCGGGGTTAAGGACGTTTTTGACAATGCTATCCGTGCAGCCCTCATTTCCCGTCGACATCTCCAATTCTGGAAGTCACatttaagaaatgttcaaaGGCCACTCCTCCAAGCTCCCTTCCTTCCCCCCAAACCCCCTCCACCCATTATCACGGTTCCCGCCCCTCCCAGTAACATCGAAGAGCACCCTAGTCGGCTTTTGGAGGACCCTCTCTGTGCCGACGTCATCTTAGTCCTCCAGGAACGCCAGAGGATCTTCGCCCACCGCATTTATCTTGCCACATCCTCTTCTAAGTTCTATGACCTCTTCTTGACCGAACCTCGGGGACCTGAGGAGACCGAACGGGAGCGAGAACGACCGCGAGGGCCACCACTTTCTGGTCGTGATTTGCTAATGCGCGCAGCTAGTTTTGACGTTTGTGAAAGTAGCGACGATGGAGATAGAGCAAACTTGCGTGCCTGCACCAGTGATGGAACTCTTAAAGGTGACGGAGATCGTCGCGGCCGTCTGCTCCCAGCTTTGAGTCGTGCTTTCATTAGCATCCAAGAAGAAATGGTGGATGACCCGGTCACCTTCAACCCTAGAAAAATGACCGTAGTTCACATGGACCCTTCAATGCAGCCTGGTCCATTCCGATCGGTGTTGCGGTATCTGTATACAGGTAAACTAGACGAGCGAGAGAAGGAGCTAATGCAAGTGGCCCACATCGCAGAGCTGCTGGAAGTGTTTGACCTGCGTATGATGGTGGCTAATATCCTGAATGATGAAGCTTTCATGAATCAGGAGATCACCAAGGCCTTTCACGTGAGACGCACCAACCGAGTGAAAGAATGTCTGGCCAAAGGGACCTTCTCTG ATGTGGTGTTCAGGTTGGACGACGGCACCATCATGGCCCATAAACCACTGCTTATCTCAAGCTGTGATTGGATGGCAGCCATGTTTGGTGGACCATTTGTGGAGAGCTGTACAAAAGAG gtgctgtttccaaacacTACGCGGAGCTGCATGCGTGCTGTGCTGGAGTATCTCTACACCGGCTGCTTCTGCTCTCGCCCGGATCTGGATGCCATGGAACTCATTGTTCTTGCAAACCGTCTCTGTCTGCCTCACCTGGTAGCGCTGACAG AGCTGTACACTGTGAAGGTACTGACAGAAGCTGCCGTGATGGGAGCTGATATAGATGGAGATGTTCTGCTCTATCTGGACATGGCCCAG TTCCACTGTGCTCATCAGTTGACTGACTGGTGCCTCCATCACATCTGCACCAACTACAACAGAGTCTGTCGCAAATTCCCTCGAGACATGAAGGCCAAATCTACAG
- the LOC122350761 gene encoding rho-related BTB domain-containing protein 2-like isoform X3, with protein MHLFCRFPISAEPMQHFPVMRRRFMDSDMDYERPNVETIKCVVVGDNAVGKTRLICARACNATLTQYQLLATHVPTVWAIDQYRVCQEVCLSGQVLERSRDVVDDVSVSLRLWDTFGDHHKDRRFAYGRSDVVVLCFSIANPNSLHHVRTMWYPEIKHFCPRAPVILVGCQLDLRYADLEAVNRARRPLARPIKSNEILAPEKGREVAKELGVPYYETSIVAQFGVKDVFDNAIRAALISRRHLQFWKSHLRNVQRPLLQAPFLPPKPPPPIITVPAPPSNIEEHPSRLLEDPLCADVILVLQERQRIFAHRIYLATSSSKFYDLFLTEPRGPEETERERERPRGPPLSGRDLLMRAASFDVCESSDDGDRANLRACTSDGTLKGDGDRRGRLLPALSRAFISIQEEMVDDPVTFNPRKMTVVHMDPSMQPGPFRSVLRYLYTGKLDEREKELMQVAHIAELLEVFDLRMMVANILNDEAFMNQEITKAFHVRRTNRVKECLAKGTFSDVVFRLDDGTIMAHKPLLISSCDWMAAMFGGPFVESCTKEVLFPNTTRSCMRAVLEYLYTGCFCSRPDLDAMELIVLANRLCLPHLVALTVLYVCPRAVHCEGTDRSCRDGS; from the exons ATGCATCTCTTCTGTCGCTTCCCCATATCGGCCGAGCCGATGCAGCACTTCCCTGTGATGCG gCGCCGTTTTATGGATTCTGACATGGACTATGAGAGGCCAAATGTCGAGACTATCAAGTGTGTGGTGGTTGGAGACAACGCAGTTGGAAAGACCCGTCTTATCTGTGCCCGGGCCTGTAACGCAACACTTACACAGTACCAGCTACTCGCCACACACGTGCCCACAGTCTGGGCAATAGATCAGTACAGAGTCTGCCAGGAG GTGTGTCTCTCCGGCCAGGTTCTAGAAAGGTCCAGGGACGTGGTGGATGATGTCAGCGTGTCCTTGCGTCTCTGGGACACTTTTGGTGACCATCACAAGGATCGCAGATTTGCGTATGGAAG GTCTGATGTGGTAGTGCTGTGTTTCTCCATTGCAAACCCAAACTCACTCCACCATGTGAGGACCATGTGGTACCCTGAGATCAAGCATTTCTGTCCCAGAGCTCCTGTTATCCTAGTGGGCTGTCAGCTGGACCTGCGGTACGCCGACCTGGAGGCAGTGAACAGAGCTCGCCGGCCACTGGCCAG accCATTAAATCCAATGAGATATTGGCGCCAGAAAAAGGCCGTGAAGTCGCTAAAGAACTAGGTGTCCCTTATTATGAGACCAGCATAGTTGCTCAGTTCGGGGTTAAGGACGTTTTTGACAATGCTATCCGTGCAGCCCTCATTTCCCGTCGACATCTCCAATTCTGGAAGTCACatttaagaaatgttcaaaGGCCACTCCTCCAAGCTCCCTTCCTTCCCCCCAAACCCCCTCCACCCATTATCACGGTTCCCGCCCCTCCCAGTAACATCGAAGAGCACCCTAGTCGGCTTTTGGAGGACCCTCTCTGTGCCGACGTCATCTTAGTCCTCCAGGAACGCCAGAGGATCTTCGCCCACCGCATTTATCTTGCCACATCCTCTTCTAAGTTCTATGACCTCTTCTTGACCGAACCTCGGGGACCTGAGGAGACCGAACGGGAGCGAGAACGACCGCGAGGGCCACCACTTTCTGGTCGTGATTTGCTAATGCGCGCAGCTAGTTTTGACGTTTGTGAAAGTAGCGACGATGGAGATAGAGCAAACTTGCGTGCCTGCACCAGTGATGGAACTCTTAAAGGTGACGGAGATCGTCGCGGCCGTCTGCTCCCAGCTTTGAGTCGTGCTTTCATTAGCATCCAAGAAGAAATGGTGGATGACCCGGTCACCTTCAACCCTAGAAAAATGACCGTAGTTCACATGGACCCTTCAATGCAGCCTGGTCCATTCCGATCGGTGTTGCGGTATCTGTATACAGGTAAACTAGACGAGCGAGAGAAGGAGCTAATGCAAGTGGCCCACATCGCAGAGCTGCTGGAAGTGTTTGACCTGCGTATGATGGTGGCTAATATCCTGAATGATGAAGCTTTCATGAATCAGGAGATCACCAAGGCCTTTCACGTGAGACGCACCAACCGAGTGAAAGAATGTCTGGCCAAAGGGACCTTCTCTG ATGTGGTGTTCAGGTTGGACGACGGCACCATCATGGCCCATAAACCACTGCTTATCTCAAGCTGTGATTGGATGGCAGCCATGTTTGGTGGACCATTTGTGGAGAGCTGTACAAAAGAG gtgctgtttccaaacacTACGCGGAGCTGCATGCGTGCTGTGCTGGAGTATCTCTACACCGGCTGCTTCTGCTCTCGCCCGGATCTGGATGCCATGGAACTCATTGTTCTTGCAAACCGTCTCTGTCTGCCTCACCTGGTAGCGCTGACAG TGTTGTATGTCTGTCCTAGAGCTGTACACTGTGAAGGTACTGACAGAAGCTGCCGTGATGGGAGCTGA